One Pseudomonas fluorescens genomic region harbors:
- a CDS encoding sensor domain-containing diguanylate cyclase, which translates to MPLRSPLYSQRSLVLTLVALLGAGFLATSLLSYFASRESIRDNIVNTELPLTSDTVYSEIQKDLVRPILISSMMSRDTFMRDWVVNGEQNPEQMTRYLDEVMTHYGAYTAFFVSNASLTYYHAKGVLKQVKIDEPRDAWYFRVRDMQDPYEINVDPDLANKDNLTFFINYKVYDYHNRFIGAAGVGLTVDAVIKLIDKYQQRYQRSVYFVDTFGRLVLTGAEGGPEGAHIGQSLGELESMKNLVSQLPKPHSGSYEYSTHGQGHFLNVRFIPELKWYLFVDKREDGALSEIRQSLYLNLAICLLVTLIVLGLLNRVIKRFQAKIQAHATLDSLTELPNRRGFDILAAQALHEAQRETKPLTALLLDLDHFKTLNDTYGHMAGDQVLIGFARDLQSCLRHADIVCRWGGEEFIVLLKDTDGETGQKIAEKIRQHVEQHEYAYDGHSLHLTVSIGATTVQRDDTLHSLLSRADHAMYRAKQSGRNRTCMELPHSTYA; encoded by the coding sequence ATGCCGCTTCGTTCTCCCTTGTACTCGCAACGTTCACTGGTACTGACTTTGGTCGCCCTGCTCGGCGCCGGGTTTCTCGCCACCTCGCTGTTAAGCTATTTCGCCTCTCGCGAATCGATCCGCGACAACATCGTCAACACCGAACTGCCGTTGACGTCCGACACCGTTTATTCGGAAATTCAGAAAGACCTGGTCCGGCCGATCCTGATTTCCTCGATGATGTCTCGCGACACTTTCATGCGCGATTGGGTGGTCAACGGCGAACAGAATCCCGAACAGATGACCCGTTACCTCGACGAGGTCATGACCCACTACGGTGCCTACACCGCGTTCTTCGTTTCCAATGCCTCGCTCACCTATTACCACGCCAAAGGCGTGCTCAAGCAGGTCAAAATCGACGAACCGCGCGATGCCTGGTATTTCCGCGTGCGCGATATGCAGGACCCGTACGAGATCAACGTCGACCCGGATCTGGCCAACAAGGACAACCTGACTTTTTTCATCAACTACAAGGTCTACGACTACCACAACCGGTTCATCGGCGCGGCGGGTGTGGGCCTGACGGTGGATGCGGTGATCAAGCTGATCGACAAGTATCAACAGCGCTATCAACGCAGCGTGTACTTCGTTGACACTTTCGGCCGCCTCGTCTTGACCGGCGCCGAGGGTGGTCCGGAAGGTGCGCACATTGGCCAGAGTCTCGGCGAACTGGAAAGCATGAAAAACCTCGTCAGCCAGTTGCCCAAGCCGCACAGCGGCAGCTACGAATACTCCACTCATGGCCAGGGACACTTTCTCAACGTGCGGTTTATTCCCGAGTTGAAATGGTACCTGTTTGTCGATAAACGCGAGGACGGCGCGCTCAGCGAGATCCGCCAGTCGCTGTATCTCAATCTGGCGATCTGCCTGTTGGTGACGCTGATTGTGCTGGGGTTGCTCAATCGGGTGATCAAGCGCTTCCAGGCGAAGATTCAGGCGCATGCGACCCTCGACAGCCTCACCGAGCTGCCCAATCGACGCGGCTTCGACATCCTCGCTGCGCAGGCGCTGCACGAAGCACAACGCGAGACCAAACCGCTGACCGCGCTGTTGCTGGATCTTGATCATTTCAAAACGTTGAACGACACCTACGGGCACATGGCCGGCGATCAGGTGCTGATCGGTTTTGCCCGGGATTTGCAAAGTTGTCTGCGCCACGCCGACATCGTTTGTCGCTGGGGCGGTGAAGAATTCATCGTTTTGTTGAAAGACACTGACGGCGAAACCGGTCAGAAAATTGCCGAGAAAATCCGTCAGCACGTCGAACAACACGAATATGCCTACGACGGCCACAGCCTGCATCTGACAGTGAGCATCGGCGCCACCACCGTGCAACGCGATGACACCTTGCACAGTCTGCTGTCGCGGGCCGATCATGCGATGTACCGCGCCAAGCAATCCGGGCGCAACCGCACCTGCATGGAACTGCCCCACTCGACCTATGCCTGA
- a CDS encoding LysE family translocator, giving the protein MTPSLLLAVLASGFIYGITPGPGVLAVFGIGAAHGRRAGAGFLCGHLLGDVIWCSTALVAIVGAREIGSTAFDVLGVLSALYLFWLGWRAVRAQRRNGDEAQGAARQPFWPGIVFGLTNPKAYPVAVATFTALLSSRAELLNWSMLPALIALSFVGGALAYAILIGVVGARRVRTVYQRHELLITRLCGVMFIGFAINALIHALPGLMPNKG; this is encoded by the coding sequence ATGACTCCATCGTTGCTGTTGGCCGTTCTGGCCTCGGGTTTCATTTATGGCATCACGCCGGGGCCGGGTGTGCTGGCGGTGTTCGGGATTGGCGCGGCGCACGGGCGGCGGGCCGGGGCGGGGTTTCTGTGCGGGCACCTGCTCGGCGATGTGATCTGGTGCAGCACGGCGCTGGTGGCGATCGTCGGTGCGCGGGAGATCGGCAGCACTGCGTTCGACGTGCTCGGTGTGCTCAGCGCGCTGTACCTGTTCTGGCTCGGCTGGCGTGCGGTGCGGGCCCAGCGCCGCAATGGCGACGAGGCGCAAGGCGCGGCGCGCCAGCCGTTCTGGCCCGGCATTGTGTTCGGTCTGACCAACCCCAAGGCCTACCCGGTGGCGGTGGCAACGTTTACCGCGTTGCTGTCGAGCCGCGCCGAATTGCTCAACTGGTCGATGCTGCCGGCATTGATCGCGCTGAGTTTCGTCGGCGGCGCGCTGGCTTACGCGATTCTCATCGGCGTTGTCGGCGCGCGGCGGGTGCGCACGGTGTATCAGCGTCACGAACTGCTGATCACGCGTTTATGCGGGGTGATGTTTATTGGATTTGCTATCAATGCGCTGATCCACGCTTTGCCCGGTTTGATGCCAAACAAGGGCTGA
- a CDS encoding MFS transporter, translating into MSLNVMEAGVNPSVDHDAEKALVSKVAWRLMPLIMVCYLFAFFDRINISFAKFQLQTDLSLSDTAYGLGAGLFVVGYVLFEVPSNMMLYKVGARRWIARIMMSWGVATAAMVFVNSEWQFYALRFVIGAMEAGFAPGVLYYLTLWFPQHFRGRITSMLFLASAFAGLVGAPFSGLVLQHLDGVLEMRGWHWLFLLGGVPCIALGFLVLTQLKDRIEDAHWLTPDEKKLLSSRIAQHEPHKSGGSLLAALKIPGFLTLGLIYFLIQVASYGLNFWAPQLIRSAGTESPVMIGLLTAIPYICGAISMVVIGRLSDATGERRKFVAGLVIVGAIGFFSAGIFASHTTFLIVALGLLGAGIIASIPSFWTLPPKLLAGAGAGAAGGIAVINTLGQFGGIVSPVMVGRIKDLTGSTTPALYVIGVAALIAAALLLWGLPQKLRTLDKY; encoded by the coding sequence ATGAGCCTCAATGTAATGGAGGCGGGCGTTAACCCGTCCGTTGATCACGACGCCGAAAAAGCCCTGGTCAGCAAAGTCGCCTGGCGTCTGATGCCGCTGATCATGGTCTGCTACCTGTTCGCCTTTTTCGATCGCATCAATATCAGTTTTGCCAAATTCCAGTTGCAGACTGACCTGAGCCTGAGCGACACCGCTTACGGTCTGGGCGCCGGGCTGTTCGTGGTCGGTTACGTACTGTTCGAAGTGCCGAGCAACATGATGCTGTACAAGGTCGGCGCGCGGCGCTGGATTGCGCGGATCATGATGTCGTGGGGCGTGGCGACGGCGGCGATGGTCTTCGTCAACAGCGAATGGCAATTCTATGCGCTGCGCTTTGTCATCGGCGCGATGGAAGCCGGGTTTGCCCCGGGCGTGTTGTATTACCTGACCTTGTGGTTCCCGCAGCACTTCCGTGGCCGCATTACATCGATGCTGTTTCTCGCATCGGCGTTCGCCGGCCTGGTCGGCGCGCCGTTCTCCGGGCTAGTGCTGCAACATCTTGACGGCGTATTGGAAATGCGCGGCTGGCACTGGCTGTTTTTGCTCGGTGGCGTACCGTGCATCGCTCTGGGTTTCCTGGTACTGACGCAACTCAAAGACCGCATCGAGGATGCGCACTGGCTGACCCCGGACGAGAAGAAATTGCTCTCCAGCCGCATCGCCCAGCATGAGCCGCACAAAAGCGGCGGCTCATTGCTCGCGGCGCTGAAAATTCCCGGTTTCCTGACGTTGGGATTGATCTACTTCCTGATTCAGGTCGCGTCCTACGGCCTGAATTTCTGGGCCCCGCAACTGATCCGCAGCGCCGGTACCGAAAGTCCCGTCATGATCGGTCTGCTGACCGCCATACCCTACATATGCGGCGCGATCAGCATGGTGGTGATCGGGCGCTTGTCAGACGCCACCGGTGAACGGCGCAAATTCGTCGCCGGGCTGGTGATCGTCGGCGCGATCGGCTTCTTCAGCGCGGGGATCTTCGCCAGCCACACGACGTTCCTGATCGTCGCGCTCGGACTGCTTGGCGCCGGCATCATCGCTTCGATCCCGAGCTTCTGGACCCTGCCACCGAAGTTACTTGCAGGCGCCGGTGCCGGCGCGGCAGGCGGAATCGCGGTGATCAATACCCTGGGGCAATTTGGCGGGATCGTCAGCCCGGTCATGGTCGGGCGCATCAAGGACCTCACCGGCAGCACCACTCCGGCGCTATACGTGATCGGCGTCGCCGCGCTGATCGCCGCAGCGCTGCTGCTGTGGGGCTTGCCACAGAAGTTGCGAACTCTCGACAAGTATTGA
- a CDS encoding low affinity iron permease family protein: MKFAKIAQKLALWAGSPKTFMGALILIGLWGLSGPIFGYNDTWQLIINTSTTIITFLMVFLIQNTQNRDTDILHLKLDELLRVNKEAQNAMLGLEALDLKQLEALRRHYRALGENQVFDLEGLGDKSKPKQDLNEC; encoded by the coding sequence ATGAAATTCGCAAAAATTGCCCAAAAACTCGCTCTGTGGGCCGGTAGCCCGAAGACCTTCATGGGGGCGTTGATCCTGATCGGGTTGTGGGGGTTGAGCGGGCCGATTTTTGGTTACAACGACACGTGGCAACTGATCATCAATACCTCGACCACGATCATCACGTTTTTGATGGTGTTCCTGATCCAGAACACGCAGAACCGTGATACCGACATTCTGCACTTGAAACTCGATGAGCTATTGCGGGTGAACAAAGAAGCGCAAAACGCGATGCTCGGGCTGGAGGCGCTGGACTTGAAACAGCTGGAAGCGCTGCGTCGGCATTACCGCGCGCTGGGCGAAAACCAAGTGTTCGATCTTGAAGGGCTTGGCGACAAGAGCAAGCCAAAGCAGGATTTGAATGAGTGCTGA
- a CDS encoding DUF4142 domain-containing protein, producing the protein MSRMATRLRNASFATLLGLCASSAFAQSPAEFINDASAKGMADIEASRLAHGKAESKEVKDYTIVVINDRTTANQHLAKIAKKLDLPVAPRDQLADKAKALMPEVKDGATFDQAYAASQVKATEEAISQIEQQAQTTDVPEIKAFADETLPKLQSHLERARALQASR; encoded by the coding sequence ATGAGCCGGATGGCCACCCGTTTACGTAACGCCAGTTTTGCGACTCTGCTCGGCCTGTGTGCCAGCAGCGCGTTCGCCCAGTCGCCTGCCGAATTCATCAACGATGCATCCGCCAAAGGCATGGCCGACATCGAGGCCAGCCGTTTGGCCCACGGCAAGGCCGAGTCGAAAGAAGTCAAGGATTACACCATCGTGGTGATCAACGACCGCACCACGGCGAACCAGCATTTGGCAAAAATCGCCAAGAAGCTCGACCTGCCCGTGGCACCTCGCGATCAGCTTGCCGACAAGGCCAAAGCGCTGATGCCGGAAGTGAAGGATGGCGCGACCTTCGATCAGGCCTACGCCGCGAGTCAGGTGAAGGCCACGGAGGAGGCTATCAGCCAGATCGAGCAACAGGCGCAAACCACCGACGTGCCGGAGATCAAAGCGTTCGCCGATGAGACTTTGCCGAAACTGCAAAGCCATCTGGAAAGGGCCCGCGCGTTGCAGGCCAGTCGCTAG
- the tam gene encoding trans-aconitate 2-methyltransferase → MTWSAKQYVAFEDERTRPARDLLAAIPTPAARTAVDIGCGPGNSTELLVQRFPDARVSGLDSSADMIAAARERLPQLRFELVEIDKWTAEGPFDVIFANAVLQWVPNHATLLPALAGKLSAGGSLAIQMPDNLNEPSHRLMREVAANGPWASKLASAAGQRTEMASASDYFSMLRPHCARVDVWRTTYHHQLTGGAAGVVEWFKGSGLIPFLSPLTEEERAQYLQQYLTAVSNAYPALADGSVLLPFPRLFIVATR, encoded by the coding sequence ATGACTTGGTCCGCCAAACAATACGTCGCTTTCGAAGACGAACGCACTCGCCCGGCCCGTGATCTGCTTGCGGCGATTCCTACGCCGGCAGCAAGAACTGCGGTGGATATCGGTTGTGGGCCGGGCAATTCCACCGAGTTGTTGGTGCAGCGTTTTCCCGATGCCAGGGTCAGTGGTCTGGACAGCTCGGCCGACATGATCGCCGCCGCACGCGAGCGCTTGCCGCAGTTGCGGTTTGAATTGGTCGAGATTGACAAGTGGACCGCTGAAGGCCCGTTCGATGTGATCTTCGCCAACGCCGTGTTGCAATGGGTGCCGAACCACGCAACGTTGCTGCCAGCGCTGGCAGGCAAGTTGTCGGCCGGTGGCAGCCTGGCGATCCAGATGCCGGACAACCTCAATGAGCCATCCCACCGCTTGATGCGTGAAGTCGCCGCCAATGGGCCATGGGCGAGCAAGCTAGCGAGCGCTGCCGGACAACGCACCGAGATGGCCAGCGCCAGCGATTATTTTTCGATGCTGCGACCGCACTGTGCACGGGTCGACGTGTGGCGCACTACTTATCATCATCAATTGACCGGCGGGGCGGCGGGGGTGGTGGAGTGGTTCAAGGGCAGCGGGTTGATTCCGTTTCTGAGTCCTTTGACCGAGGAAGAGCGCGCGCAATATCTGCAGCAATATCTGACGGCGGTTTCGAACGCTTATCCAGCGTTGGCCGACGGTTCGGTGCTATTGCCGTTTCCACGTTTGTTTATTGTTGCGACGCGCTGA
- a CDS encoding pseudouridine synthase, whose protein sequence is MRVDRFLSNLPRYNRQQVRLLLVEKRVRVDGKIVSDPHSDVLEFSRVEVDDEVLQRGKTARYFMLHKPPGCVSATRDPQHPTVLDLLDEPDKEDLHIAGRLDFNTTGLMLITNDGAWSRRLTQPQTKLPKVYYVETEQDISADYAPKFAEGIYFAFEDLTTQPAHLELLGPRSARLSIVEGRYHQVKRMFGFFNNKVLRLHRESMGELALDNALKPGEYRALRTEEIHWF, encoded by the coding sequence ATGCGCGTCGACCGTTTTCTCAGCAACCTGCCCCGCTATAACCGTCAGCAGGTTCGTCTGTTGCTGGTGGAAAAGCGCGTGCGGGTTGACGGAAAAATCGTCAGCGATCCGCACAGTGATGTATTGGAGTTCAGCCGTGTCGAGGTCGACGACGAGGTTCTGCAGCGCGGCAAAACCGCGCGCTACTTCATGCTTCATAAACCGCCTGGCTGCGTCAGCGCCACTCGCGATCCACAGCATCCAACCGTACTCGACCTGCTTGATGAACCGGACAAAGAAGACCTGCATATCGCCGGGCGTCTGGATTTCAACACCACCGGACTGATGCTGATCACCAATGACGGCGCGTGGTCGCGACGTCTGACTCAGCCGCAGACCAAGCTGCCAAAGGTTTACTACGTCGAAACCGAACAGGACATCAGCGCAGACTACGCACCGAAGTTTGCCGAAGGCATCTACTTTGCTTTCGAGGATTTGACCACGCAACCGGCGCATCTGGAGCTGCTCGGTCCGCGTTCGGCGCGGCTGAGTATCGTTGAAGGCCGCTACCATCAGGTCAAGCGGATGTTCGGGTTCTTCAACAATAAAGTGCTGCGCCTGCACCGCGAATCCATGGGTGAACTGGCGCTCGATAACGCGCTAAAACCGGGCGAGTACCGCGCTTTGCGCACCGAAGAGATTCACTGGTTCTAA
- a CDS encoding alpha/beta fold hydrolase, translated as MRPEIAVLDIQGQYRVYTEFYRADAAEKTIILVNGSMATTASFAQTVKNLHPQFNVVCYDQPYAGRSKAHNRHEKHLTKEVEGQILLELIDHFAAEHVLSFSWGGAATLVALAHQPRRIEKAVISSFSPVINAHMLDYLERGVDYLGSRDGDRVGHLVNNTIGKHLPSLFKRFNYRHVSSLAEHEYGQMHFHINDVLHSDRQCYLNAAKKINVPVLFLNGEWDEYTAAADARLFGNHVAQSTFTTLQATGHFLDMEHKAACRDSQNALLGFLKPAPQASRTRYSFVQDQHALAI; from the coding sequence ATGAGGCCAGAAATCGCTGTGCTGGATATACAGGGTCAGTATCGGGTTTACACGGAGTTCTATCGCGCAGACGCCGCAGAAAAGACCATCATTCTGGTCAACGGCTCGATGGCCACGACTGCGTCGTTTGCACAGACCGTGAAAAACCTGCACCCGCAATTCAACGTGGTCTGCTACGACCAGCCCTACGCGGGCCGGTCAAAAGCCCACAACCGTCATGAGAAACATCTGACGAAAGAAGTCGAAGGGCAGATTCTGCTGGAGCTGATCGACCACTTCGCCGCCGAGCACGTGCTGTCGTTCTCGTGGGGCGGTGCCGCAACACTGGTCGCCCTCGCCCACCAGCCACGGCGCATCGAAAAAGCCGTGATCAGCTCGTTCTCACCGGTGATCAATGCGCACATGCTTGATTATCTCGAGCGCGGGGTCGACTACCTCGGCAGCCGCGACGGCGACCGGGTCGGCCATCTGGTCAACAACACGATCGGCAAACACTTGCCTTCGCTGTTCAAGCGCTTCAACTATCGTCACGTCAGCAGTCTGGCCGAGCATGAATACGGGCAGATGCATTTCCACATCAACGACGTGCTGCACAGCGATCGGCAGTGCTATTTGAATGCGGCAAAAAAAATCAACGTGCCGGTGCTGTTTCTAAACGGCGAGTGGGACGAATACACCGCCGCCGCCGATGCGCGCCTGTTCGGCAACCACGTTGCGCAGAGCACGTTTACCACCCTGCAAGCCACTGGGCACTTTCTCGACATGGAGCACAAGGCCGCCTGCCGCGATAGCCAGAACGCCCTGCTGGGCTTTTTGAAACCTGCGCCGCAAGCCAGCCGAACGCGCTACTCGTTTGTGCAGGATCAACATGCATTGGCCATTTGA
- a CDS encoding CaiB/BaiF CoA transferase family protein: MTAPLSAIKVIEIGTLIAAPFAARMLAEFGAEVIKIEAMGQGDPLRKWRKLHEGTSLWWYLQSRNKKSLALNLKSAEGIELVKQLAGDADVIIENLRPGALEKLGLGWDVLHALNPDLTLVRISGYGQTGPYRDRPGFGAIGEAMGGIRYTTGNPDSPPARVGVSLGDSLASLHAVIGALMSLLRVKTGQGGGQIVDVSLAESVFNVMESLVPEYDMLGHVRERSGGALPGIAPSNTYLTADGAYVVIAGNSDPIYKRLMHTIGRADLADAEEFAHNDGRAAKSGLLDAAITHWTSSLPINEVLAALEAAEVPAGRIYSVADIVADPHYQARDMLLNAELPGGATVKMPGIVPKLSETPGGVNWSGPKLGQHTDVILASLGLTELDIERLKGQGVVQ; encoded by the coding sequence ATGACTGCCCCTTTGAGTGCGATCAAAGTGATCGAGATCGGCACGCTGATCGCCGCGCCGTTTGCCGCACGCATGCTCGCCGAGTTCGGCGCCGAGGTGATCAAGATCGAAGCCATGGGCCAAGGCGACCCGCTGCGCAAATGGCGCAAGCTGCACGAAGGCACTTCGCTGTGGTGGTACCTGCAATCGCGCAACAAGAAATCCTTAGCGCTCAATCTCAAATCCGCTGAAGGCATCGAACTGGTCAAGCAACTGGCCGGCGACGCCGATGTGATCATCGAAAACCTGCGTCCCGGTGCGCTGGAAAAACTCGGTCTGGGCTGGGATGTGTTGCATGCCTTGAATCCTGACCTGACCCTGGTGCGTATCTCCGGCTACGGCCAGACCGGCCCGTACCGCGACCGTCCCGGTTTCGGTGCGATTGGCGAGGCCATGGGCGGCATCCGCTACACCACGGGTAATCCCGACTCGCCACCGGCGCGGGTTGGCGTCAGTCTCGGCGATTCGTTGGCCTCGTTGCATGCGGTGATCGGTGCGCTGATGTCGCTCTTGCGAGTCAAGACCGGGCAGGGCGGTGGACAAATCGTCGATGTCTCACTGGCGGAAAGCGTCTTCAACGTCATGGAAAGCCTCGTCCCGGAATACGACATGCTTGGCCATGTCCGCGAACGCAGCGGCGGCGCCTTGCCGGGTATCGCGCCCTCCAATACTTACCTCACCGCCGACGGCGCCTATGTGGTGATCGCCGGCAACAGCGACCCGATCTACAAGCGCCTGATGCACACCATCGGCCGCGCTGATCTGGCCGACGCAGAGGAATTCGCCCATAACGACGGCCGCGCGGCGAAGAGCGGATTACTCGATGCGGCGATCACGCACTGGACCAGCAGCTTGCCGATCAACGAAGTACTGGCCGCTCTCGAAGCCGCTGAAGTGCCGGCCGGGCGCATTTACTCGGTGGCTGACATCGTCGCCGATCCGCATTATCAGGCGCGGGACATGCTGCTCAATGCCGAGTTGCCCGGCGGCGCAACGGTGAAAATGCCCGGCATCGTTCCCAAGCTTTCGGAGACCCCGGGCGGAGTGAACTGGTCCGGGCCGAAACTGGGCCAGCACACCGACGTTATTCTGGCCAGTCTTGGCCTGACAGAACTCGACATCGAACGCCTGAAAGGCCAAGGGGTGGTGCAATGA
- a CDS encoding hydroxymethylglutaryl-CoA lyase, which produces MITDYSHKLIVQEVSPRDGLQIEPTWVETTDKIALINQLSQAGFSRIEAGSFVSPKAIPALRDGEQVFNGIQRQPGVIYVALIPNLKGAQRALAANADELNLVMSASQTHNMANMRMRCEDSLAAFGDIVAFVSGSGVRLNGSIATTFGCPFEGRIDEDRVLQIVDAYQELGIQGISLADTTGMANPRQVDRLVLRVLQRVSPADLTLHFHNTRGLGLCNVLAAYEAGARRFDAALGGLGGCPFAPGASGNICTEDLVNLCEEVGIPTGIDLPLLLKLSRGLPDLLGHEVPGQLAKAGRNCDLHPMPT; this is translated from the coding sequence ATGATCACTGACTATTCACACAAACTCATCGTCCAGGAAGTGTCGCCGCGCGACGGCTTGCAGATCGAGCCGACGTGGGTCGAAACCACTGACAAGATCGCCTTGATCAATCAACTGTCGCAGGCCGGATTCAGCCGCATCGAGGCCGGCTCGTTCGTCTCGCCCAAAGCCATCCCGGCGCTGCGTGACGGTGAGCAGGTGTTCAACGGCATTCAGCGTCAGCCGGGGGTGATTTACGTGGCGTTGATCCCCAACCTCAAAGGCGCCCAGCGGGCATTGGCGGCGAATGCCGATGAACTGAATCTGGTGATGTCCGCCAGCCAGACGCACAACATGGCCAATATGCGCATGCGTTGCGAGGATTCGCTCGCGGCGTTCGGTGACATCGTTGCGTTTGTCAGCGGTTCGGGCGTGCGCCTGAACGGCAGTATCGCCACCACGTTCGGGTGCCCGTTCGAAGGCCGGATCGATGAGGATCGCGTGCTGCAAATCGTCGACGCCTATCAAGAACTCGGCATTCAGGGCATCAGCCTCGCCGACACCACGGGCATGGCCAATCCGCGTCAGGTCGATCGCCTGGTGCTGCGCGTTTTGCAGCGGGTTTCGCCGGCCGATCTGACCCTGCATTTCCACAATACTCGCGGCCTTGGGCTGTGCAATGTGCTGGCAGCTTACGAGGCCGGTGCCCGGCGCTTCGATGCGGCGCTCGGTGGCCTCGGTGGCTGCCCGTTTGCGCCGGGGGCGTCGGGCAATATTTGCACGGAAGACCTGGTGAATCTGTGCGAGGAAGTCGGGATTCCCACCGGCATCGACTTGCCGCTGCTGCTGAAACTTTCGCGCGGTTTGCCAGATCTGCTTGGTCACGAAGTCCCCGGCCAACTGGCCAAGGCCGGACGCAATTGCGATCTGCATCCGATGCCGACCTGA
- a CDS encoding cysteine-rich CWC family protein encodes MPDTDVKPDHCPACGARNNCSLADPRTSDRECWCYAVTIDPAVLEALPTELRDLSCLCPRCAQVEAQLQAGQRSIP; translated from the coding sequence ATGCCTGATACCGACGTCAAACCCGACCATTGCCCGGCCTGCGGCGCCCGCAACAACTGCAGCCTGGCCGACCCGCGCACCTCCGACCGCGAATGCTGGTGTTACGCCGTGACCATCGACCCGGCAGTGCTCGAAGCGCTGCCGACCGAGCTGCGCGACCTATCCTGTCTGTGCCCGCGTTGCGCGCAAGTCGAAGCGCAACTGCAAGCGGGCCAGCGGTCGATCCCGTAA
- a CDS encoding helix-turn-helix domain-containing protein gives MNIKPIRSPEDLTAALLRMEQLWGTDIDSPEGDELEILALLIEKYEEQHFPMPTSDPIEAIKFRMDQQGLTPRDLEPFIGTSGRVSEVLNRKRKLSLAMIKRLHDGLRIPYECLLASV, from the coding sequence ATGAACATCAAACCCATTCGTAGCCCGGAAGACCTGACCGCAGCTTTGCTGCGCATGGAACAGCTGTGGGGTACAGATATCGACTCGCCGGAAGGCGATGAGCTGGAAATCCTCGCGCTGCTGATTGAAAAGTATGAGGAACAGCATTTTCCGATGCCGACTTCTGATCCCATTGAAGCCATCAAATTTCGTATGGATCAGCAAGGTTTGACGCCGCGGGATCTTGAGCCCTTTATTGGTACAAGTGGCCGTGTTTCGGAAGTATTGAACCGCAAGCGCAAGCTGAGTCTGGCAATGATCAAACGTCTGCACGATGGCTTGCGTATTCCTTATGAATGCCTGCTCGCCAGTGTCTGA
- the fos gene encoding fosfomycin resistance glutathione transferase, protein MLSGLNHLTLAVSDLQRSLAFYRDVLQLRVEATWDSGAYLSLPGLWLCLSLDPLRKAESSADYTHYAFSVSSEHFASFVQTLNAAHVQPWRDNRSEGASYYFLDPDGHKLEVHVGDLQSRLAACRQKPYAGMRFYDAQ, encoded by the coding sequence ATGCTCAGCGGACTCAACCATTTGACCCTGGCGGTCAGCGATCTGCAGCGCAGTCTGGCGTTTTACCGTGACGTGCTGCAGTTGCGCGTCGAAGCGACGTGGGATAGCGGCGCTTATTTGTCGCTGCCGGGGCTGTGGTTGTGCCTGTCGCTGGATCCGCTGCGCAAGGCCGAGTCCAGCGCCGACTACACGCATTACGCGTTCAGCGTTTCCAGCGAGCACTTTGCGTCTTTCGTGCAAACGCTGAATGCGGCGCACGTGCAGCCGTGGCGCGACAATCGCAGCGAGGGTGCGTCGTATTACTTCCTCGACCCCGACGGGCACAAGCTCGAAGTCCACGTCGGCGATCTGCAATCGCGGCTGGCGGCGTGTCGGCAAAAACCGTACGCCGGCATGCGTTTTTACGACGCGCAATGA